A stretch of Lactuca sativa cultivar Salinas chromosome 6, Lsat_Salinas_v11, whole genome shotgun sequence DNA encodes these proteins:
- the LOC111880996 gene encoding uncharacterized protein LOC111880996: MANNNNSKNEIPPTEELLKKIHDLEQSHAHLKQEMSKLKISDDQQKSERQRSSSVSPRRPRRKHMGGASGMFEGGAVAAFKMGSASFRHSSPLRRETRSVDVSYSNDHNHNTSVTSAADGPSAVKLTETQYLNILQSMGQSVHIFDLNGHIIYWNRMAENLYGYTSSEALGKTAHELLVDSNDYTLAEAILQRTAKGESWSGQFPVKNKLGEKFIVMAANTPFRDENGTLIGVICVSSDTRPYQEMKPLATISAPRRIASAKLGLDPQQPLQTAIASKISNLATKVSNKVKSKMKPGENFTDHEDSDHKEDGYSSGASTPRGDLPQSPFAGGFSSKDQITGKPLGDSGDEGENKPGIHKLLSSKAEAWMGKKGITWPWKGNDNREGGSDPKTGRFGLHWLHNNNNDQEHESGQQTKVESQPWENTNRNEASGSWSSSFNVNSTSSASSCGSTNSSAINKVDVDTDSLDYEILWEDLIIGEQIGQGSCGTVYHALWYGSDVAVKVFSRQEYSDDVILSFRQEVSLMKRLRHPNILLFMGAVTSPQRLCIVTEFLPRGSLFRLLQRNTARLDWRRRVHMAMDIARGMNYLHHCHPPIIHRDLKSSNLLVDKNWNVKVGDFGLSRVKHETYLTTKTGKGTPQWMAPEVLRNEQADEKSDVYSYGVVLWELVTEKIPWDSLNSMQVIGAVGFMNQRLDIPTDVDPQWASLIESCWCSEPQSRPTFQEILDKLKDLQKKFTVQLQASRTTTTTTTTTTTAAAATTTIAAGENDGQKES; the protein is encoded by the exons ATGGCTaacaacaacaatagcaagaACGAAATACCACCAACTGAGGAGCTCTTAAAGAAGATCCATGATTTAGAACAAAGCCACGCTCATCTCAAACAAGAAATGTCAAAGCTAAAAATCTCCGATGACCAACAAAAATCCGAACGTCAAAGGTCCAGTTCAGTATCTCCACGCCGCCCTCGCCGGAAACACATGGGTGGTGCAAGCGGGATGTTCGAGGGCGGCGCTGTAGCCGCCTTCAAGATGGGTTCAGCATCTTTCCGCCATTCCTCACCATTAAGAAGAGAAACTCGCAGCGTTGACGTTAGCTACAGCAACGATCACAACCATAACACCTCCGTCACATCCGCCGCCGACGGCCCTTCAGCTGTGAAGCTAACGGAAACACAATACTTGAATATATTACAATCAATGGGTCAATCTGTGCATATATTCGATCTCAACGGCCACATAATCTACTG GAATCGTATGGCTGAAAATCTGTATGGATACACATCTTCTGAAGCTTTAGGGAAAACAGCCCATGAGCTTCTAGTAGATTCCAACGATTACACATTAGCTGAAGCTATTTTACAACGAACAGCAAAAGGGGAAAGCTGGTCTGGTCAATTTCCAGTTAAAAACAAATTAGGGGAAAAATTTATCGTTATGGCTGCAAATACACCATTTCGTGATGAAAATGGAACCCTAATTGGTGTTATATGTGTATCAAGTGATACACGCCCCTATCAAGAAATGAAGCCATTAGCAACCATCAGTGCTCCAAGAAGAATCGCTTCAGCTAAACTTGGACTCGATCCTCAACAACCTTTACAGACTGCAATCGCCTCAAAGATTTCAAATCTG gcCACAAAAGTTAGCAACAAGGTGAAGTCAAAAATGAAACCCGGAGAAAACTTCACGGATCATGAAGACTCGGATCACAAAGAAGATGGATATTCAAGTGGGGCAAGTACTCCAAGAGGCGATCTTCCTCAATCACCATTTGCAGGAGGATTCTCTTCAAAAGACCAAATTACCGGAAAGCCCTTGGGAGATTCAGGTGACGAGGGTGAAAACAAGCCCGGGATCCACAAGCTTCTATCTTCAAAAGCGGAAGCATGGATGGGCAAAAAGGGAATTACATGGCCATGGAAAGGAAACGATAACAGAGAAGGCGGGTCGGATCCAAAAACGGGTCGTTTTGGTTTGCATTGgttacataataataataatgatcaagaacatgaatcTGGTCAACAAACAAAAGTAGAAAGTCAACCGTGGGAAAATACGAATCGAAATGAGGCTTCAGGGTCATGGTCTTCTTCTTTTAATGTTAATAGTACAAGTAGTGCAAGTAGTTGTGGAAGCACAAATAGTAGTGCTATAAATAAAGTGGATGTGGACACTGATAGCTTggattatgaaatattatgggaAGATTTAATAATTGGTGAACAAATCGGACAAG GTTCATGTGGGACGGTATATCATGCATTGTGGTATGGATCG GATGTTGCTGTCAAGGTTTTCTCAAGACAAGAATATTCAGACGATGTGATATTATCATTTCGACAGGAG GTATCTCTCATGAAAAGACTTAGGCATCCAAATATTCTCCTCTTTATGGGCGCTGTAACCTCACCTCAACGTCTATGCATTGTCACAGAGTTCCTTCCCCG TGGAAGTTTGTTTCGTTTACTTCAAAGAAACACAGCTAGATTAGATTGGAGACGTCGTGTTCATATGGCCATGGATATT GCACGAGGGATGAATTATCTTCACCATTGTCACCCGCCAATCATTCATCGCGATTTGAAGTCTTCAAATCTTCTTGTTGATAAGAATTGGAATGTGAAG GTTGGTGACTTTGGTCTTTCGCGTGTCAAGCATGAAACGTATCTTACAACAAAGACGGGGAAGGGCACG CCTCAATGGATGGCTCCCGAAGTTCTTAGGAATGAACAAGCAGATGAAAA GTCGGATGTATATAGCTATGGTGTGGTATTATGGGAACTTGTCACAGAAAAGATTCCTTGGGATAGTCTCAACTCAATGCAG GTAATTGGAGCTGTAGGGTTTATGAATCAACGGTTAGATATTCCCACTGATGTGGATCCTCAATGGGCTTCTCTTATTGAAAGCTGTTGGTGCAG TGAACCACAATCCCGACCAACATTCCAAGAAATACTAGATAAGCTTAAAGATTTGCAGAAGAAATTCACAGTTCAACTTCAGGCGTCacgcaccaccaccaccaccaccaccaccaccaccactgccgccgccgccaccaccactatTGCTGCCGGAGAAAATGATggccaaaaggaatcatag